The genomic DNA GGCCTGGAAGTCGCCAAAGTACTTCGTGATCGCCGCCGTCAGCGTCGTCTTGCCGTGGTCAACGTGACCAATGGTCCCGATGTTCACGTGCGGTTTATTCCGTTCAAACTTTGCCTTTGCCATGGTGCAACTGCCCTTTAGTTTAAGGGGGCCGCTGTGGCCCCTGATCCAACATCGCGGGCGATGTATTGCGGATTGGCGGAGAAATCAAGCGTGGTTTGTGCTAAGCAGTCCCGATACACAAACCATGCAGGAACCATGCACCCCCGATCCGCATGATTTCCTGAATACCGATTAACGCATTTACGGAGCCCCTACGATGAAACTTGGTGCTTTTTCCATCAGCCTGAACGTCAAAGACCTTGCCGCCAGCCGCGCGTTTTACGAGACGCTGGGCTTTGACACCCTGGGTGGCGACATGAGCCACAATTATCTGATTATGAAAAACGAACAGACCCTGATCGGGCTGTTTCAGGGACATATTCCGGCCAATACGTTGACCTTTAATCCCGGCTGGGACCAGAACGCAGGCGAGGTAGAAGGCGAATGGGATGACGTGCGCGCCATTCAGGCGATCCTGAAAAGTGCCGGCATCGCGCTGGAAGCCGAAACCGATGCCGAAGCGACCGGCCCCGGCCATATCATGATGCTGGACCCTGATGACAACGCCATTCTGATCGACCAGCACCGGTAAGGCGCGGAGTTTAGCGCATGGGGTCAGCCGGCACCGGGGCGGGGTCATCGTCTGCGGCGGGTATCGCGCGGGTGGCCTCGCGCGGTGCTTCAAGTGCAGCGGGCCGCGCTGTGTGCACGGCGTTGATAAAATAAAGCGGCCTGTTCTTGACCTCATTAAAGGTGCGGCCAAGGTATTCACCGATGATCCCCAAGCCGATCAACTGCACGCCGCCCAGAAATGAGATTGCCACAAAGAGCGTTGGGAAGCCGGCGACTTCATCGCCGAAGATCAGCGATTTCAGCATGATGAACAGGCCATAGAAGAACGACAGAACCGCGACACAGAACCCAACATAGCCAAAGGCGCGCAGCGGCAGGGTTGAAAAGGACGTGATCCCTTCGAGCGAGAAATTCCACAGCTTCCAGTAGTTAAAGCTGGTCACGCCTCCAAAGCGCGGATCGCGGTCATAGTCGACAAAGGTGCGTTTGAACCCCACAAACGCAAAGATACCTTTCATGAACCGGTGTCGTTCCCGCATGCTGTTGATCGCATCTAGCGCCTTGCGGTCGATCAGGCGAAAGTCGCCGACGTTTGCGGGGATTGACGAATGCCGGTCGAGCCGCTTGATCAGCTTATAGAACAGTGACGCCGTCGCTTTTTTGAGGAACGTTTCCCCCTGCCGGGACCGGCGGCGGGCATCGACGACATCATAGCCCTCGCGCCATTTCGCAATCAAATCCACGATCAGTTCCGGCGGGTCCTGCAAATCCACATCAATCGGAATGGCTGCCCGGCCGCGCGCGTGGTCAAGACCGGCGGTCAGTGCGATTTCCTTGCCGAAATTGCGGCTGAGATCGACCACAACCACACGGGGGTCCTGTGCCTGAAGGGCGATCAGCATGGGCAGCGTGTTGTCCCGGCTGCCATCATTCACGAAGACGATTTCGCCGTCGATTTTGTTGCCGTCAAAGGTCGCGGTCAGGCGGTCATAGAAGGCCTGCAACGAGTCCTCTTCATTATAGGCGGGTGCAACGACCGAGATTTCAGGTGCAGCCATAGTGATTATTCAACCCGTTTGCGAAAAGTGATTTTGTCATGGGCCAGATAATTGCACAGAAATACGATCAGCGTACTGAGAACCTGCGATATCGGGACGGGCCAGCCAAAGACCCGGTAAAACACATAGAACAGGCACGTGTTCAACAGGATCGACAGCACCACAATGATCGCATAGCGCCAGGTGGTTTGCTGGTGGGGCTGGTCGCTTTGGAACGTGTAGACGTAGTTCAGCACATAGCCCAAGATCGCCCCGCAGACGGCCCCAAGGAACGACCAGACGACCGCCGCGTCCCAGACCAGCAGGCCTGCAAACATCACCGCGTAGTGCAGTGCGGTTGCCAGAACACCGGCAAAGCCGAACTTGACGAGTTTGTGCAGCGGTGACTGATCCGTCATCTGCCATCACCCGCCAGCACATCTGTTACGGTGTTCAGGAACTCTGTATCCTGCGACACTACAACAACACGATAGCCTGCAACATCCTGTTCGACATGGCCGGGGTGCTTGGCAATCAACGTGTCGGCCAGCGCATTCCATCGCGCGATAGCATCGGGATCAAAGCGGCTTAGCCGTTCGACGATCAGGATCAGGGACCGGCAGGGGCTGTCGGCCGTCAGGCACTGATCGGACGCCTTTGTGATTGCGGCGATATCGGCGTCCTGACTGTCGTGGCTGATCGGGGTGGCAAGTCCGACCAGGGCAGACCGCGCCACCACCATTTGCGGCATCAAGTATTCCTTGGCAAACACCTGATCCTGCGCCGGGTCCATCAGGGCCACAAATGTGCCGGTCCGGTCGGCAAAGTTGAATTCGCGCGCGGGCACAAAGCTGTTCTGGACGGTTGTCAGAGCATTTGCGACCAACAAGACCGCGCCGATCAGCACCGCAATGGGACGCGGCAGGCGCAACAACAGCATAGCGACAAAAATTGCCGTAAAAACAGTAAAGACCTGAATGGTGCGCACCAGATAGATCGGTTCGTAGATACCGATAACAGCGGCCAGAATCATGCCCCCTGCGGTGAACAGGAAAAACACAACAGCATCGTCACGGTCCCGCATCCAAAGCAGGACAAACCCGGCAACCATGGCCAGAAACGCAACCGGTTTGACCCACATCGGATAGGGGAATGCACCCAGCGTCGTCCCATAGAAGATGCGCAAAGTGGTGGCTTGCATCCATGATTTGTCCGGGTCGCCAAGCGAGCTGGAAAAAAGATGGTTCAGTTGCGGCAGCACCAGAATGGTCGCGATAAAGAGGCCAAGATAGACCCAGAAAAGGGTCATGCGGTCGCCGCGCAGCAGATAATAGAGACCCACCAACGTAAAGAGCATATAGAAAAGCGCCGCTGTGTAATGCGTGTAAAAGGCCAGCGCGAGGCTGACAGCAAAGCCAATGAGTGGCAAAACCCGCGACATGAGGCCGGCCCGGTCAGCACGCGGTGCCGACCGCAATCCCAGAAAGCAAAGGAATGAGAGCAGGAACAAGAGCCGCAACAGCGGATACATTCGGATGTCACGGTCAAACTGAATGGCCGTCGGGAAAGTTGCCAAAAAGGCTGCTGCAATCAGGGCCGCTGGAATGCCGTAGAGCCTTTTGACGATCACGAAGAGCAGACCGATTGCGGCCACGCCCAATGTGGCCGAGAACAGCCTTGCGGCGTCTCGGCTTTCACCGAATAGCGCGACCCATCCTTTGAGGGACAGAAAGTAAAGCGGCGGGTGAATATCGGTGGTGCGTCCGATGTCGATCAGATGTGCAACACTTGTGCGCGCATAGCTGAGCGAATGCAGCTCGTCCCCCCAGGGCGTTTTGTAGCCGATGGCCCAGATGCGCAAGGCAGTACCGACCGTCAGGATGATCAGCAGAAGAAATGGCCAGGACAGTTTGAAAGGGGGCACACTCTTATTCATGACTTTGATCCGTCTTGGACTGTTGAAACGCCTTTGAGCAGAAGATGTTATCGCAGGATATTGCTTTTGATTTTCCAATGCGTAGTGCCTGCAATGCTGTGAAACAAGCGGCGCAGTTTGGGTTTGCTGAAATGGTGTGAGTGGGGTCACAGGACCGCGCTGGGTTTGGCAAACAAAGTGAGGTATCGGTGTGATGCAGAGGTTGCCGGGGGCAACCGATGTTGTCGGAGACAAAAGGGATAGGCCGGATGCTGGGTAGAAGAGCCAAGGGTGCGCAAGTGATTGCTTTGGTGGCGGCCTGTGGCCTGTCCGGTTGTGCGCGGCAGCCGGACCCTGGTGGGGCGGACGTATCTGCGGCAGAGGTGAATTGCATGGCGCGGGCGATGTATTTTGAATCGAACCGGTCCAGCCGGGACGGGATGATCGCGGTGGGCAGCGTTGTGATGAACCGGGTGCAATCGGGTGATTTCCCAAGTTCCGTCTGCGCCGTGGTCAGCCAGCGAAACCAGTTCGCGCCGGGCGTCATGCGCAAGACCATGCGGGGCGAAGCACGGGCGCTGGCCGAAGCCTCGGCCATTGCGGTGCTGAGGGGCGAAAGGCACCCGAACGTCGGGCGCGCGCGCTTCTTTCATGCCGCGTGGTATAACGCCAATTTCAACAATATCCATTATGTTGTGACGGCGGGTGGAAATGCGTTTTACGAAAAGCGGCGACCGGAGGACGTCACATCACCAGAGCCCATACCGCAGGTTGAAGGGATTACCGGTTAAGGGTGATATGCGCGGTCAGAATTGAACAGTCCGGCAGAGGTCGCGGTGTGTCGGGCGATTGAGACGGCGTGGCGAACGTTGGCAATGAGCCCAAGGTGAACATAGTTTGCGGCGTAGCCAATGTCAGCAAAGTCGATCTTCCGCGATCGTCAGACCTAGGCGAACGAGAAACTGCGAAGGTTGTGGAGCACATTTCAGGCACTTGAAAAGTGTCACCAAAAAAAGATAGAACGCGCATCCACCATGTGAGGGCAGCGCTATGGACGGAAAGATACCGTCGCCCGTGATAGGCGTCTTGGGCGAGATTTTCAGTGACCACTATACGCACGCGGATATTGACCGCCTTTTCGCCTACGCCGATGCGCCCGAAGAAAACCCCGGCGGGAACAAGGTACAGAAAACCGTCGATTGGCTGCGCCTCACTAACAAGCGATGTCCGTCGCCTTTAGAGGTGCTTGGCCCACTCTTGGAGGATATTCTTGAGAAACCGGGTTGGGACCCTTCGAGCGGCGATAACTGGATGCGCGTTGAAGAGCCTGAATGGTCAGTCAACCTAAAGCGCAGACAGGAGCGAATACGGAAATCGCTGTCACGCTCCAGGCTGAGCTATTCCGTTGGCGGCAATATCGGCACCGCAAGCGCAACGCCAACGGCATCATTGGACGACATAGTTTCGCAGCGCGGTCTATCTGCCGTCGAAGTCGAAATGAAACGCGCGTTGAAACAAGTCGAAGATGATCCTAATGCAGCGGCGCAGTATGCGGGCAATGTGCTTGAAGCGACGTTCAAGGCCTATCTGAACAAAAGGAAAGTTACGTACAACGAGAACAGGGACACGCTAAACGATTTGTGGCGCTTCACTCGCGATGATCTTGGGATCAACCCAAAAGACTTAGAGGCAAAGGACCTAAAGAAAATCGCCTCCGGGCTTGGGAGCATCGTGGACGGGACCATGTACCTCAGGAACAAGCGCAGTGGCGCTCACGGGCGCACCGAAGCAGAGCACACGACGTCCGCGATACGTCCGCGGCACGCACGGCTTGTCATCCACTCAGCGCATACTTTAGCGGCGTATGTGTTGGAGTGTTTGGAGAACGCCTAAGGTGCACAGGTAACGAAGCGGACGTATGCGGCACTGTGGCAGACGGCAGCTTCGTCCGCAAAGCGGCAGTTCACCCAAACCGGTTGGTCTTCGGGAAACCGTAGGGGGGACGTTTGCCGACGCCGGCGCGGGCGCCTTTCCAGTCGGTCATGTCAGGCTCGGTGCGGGTTTTGTCGCCGCCCATGGGCCAGCTGAGGCCATCGGCCCAGTTGAAGGTGGTCACGTCAGACAGGCCGCCGTCCAGTTCAAGCGTACCCTGCCGGCCGCGGGCGGATTTGTATTTTTGCAGGCGCACGCCCTTGCCCCGGCCCAGTTCGGGCAGTTCATCAAGGGCAAAGACCAGCAGTTTGGCGTTTTCGGACACCACGGCCACGTGGTCACCTGCAACGCGGCGCACGACCTTGGCAACGGTATCCTTGACATTCAGCACCTGTTTGCCGGTGCGGGTCTGGGCGATCACATCGCTTTCGGGCACGACAAAGCCGTTGCCTTCGGCGCTGGCAACCAGCAATTTGGCGTCCGGCAGGTGCTTGAAGATGTCCACGATGGCCGCGTCATTGGGCAGATCGACCATCAGGCGCAGGGGTTCACCCATGCCACGCCCGCCGGGCAGGTTGGCCGCGGAAAGCGTGTAGAACCGCCCGTTTGAGCCAAAAACCAGCAGCCGGTCGGTGGTTTCGGCGTGAAAGATATGGCCCGGCCCGTCGCCGTCCTTGAACTTTAGCTCGCGCGCAAGGTCAATATGCCCGGTCATCGCGCGGATCCAGCCCATTTGCGAAACGACAACGGTAATCGGTTCGCGGTCGATCATCGCCTCGAGCGGGACATCGGGGATGTCGGCGGCATCACCAAAGGTGGTGCGGCGCTTGCCTGTCTCTGTGCTGTTACCGAATTGCTTGCGGGTCTCGCGCAGCTGGTCGGCGATCTTGGTCCATTGCAGGTCTTCGCTGTCCAGCAGGTCTTCGAGTTCGGCGCGTTCGAGCATCAGCGCGTCACGTTCGGCCAGCAGCTCAATCTCTTCCAGCTTGCGCAAGGACCGCAGGCGCATGTTCAGGATGGCTTCGGCCTGAACCTCGGACAGGGACACCTCTGGGTCGGCACCGGGGCTGATCGGACTGATGTAGTCTTTTTCGTCGGTTGCGCGGGGCTTGGGCGCGGCCCAGTCTTCGACCATCAGCGCCTGCTTGGGGTCGTCGTCGTAGCGGATGATGTCGATCACCCGGTCGAGGTTCAGGAAGGCGACGATGAACCCTTCGAGCACCTCTAGCCGGTGGTCGATCTTGTCCATCCGGTGCTTGGAGCGGCGGATCAGAACCGCGCGGCGGTGATCAAGAAAGGCGCGCAACAGTTCCTTGACGCCGCAGACGCGCGGTTCAAGCCCGTCGATCAACACATTCATGTTGAGGCTGAAGCGGGTTTCCAAATCACTGTTCTTGAACAGCAATCCCATCATCATATCCGCGTCCACGGTCTTGGCACGCGGTTCGAGGACGATACGGATGTCTTCAGCACTTTCATCCCGCACATCAGCCAACAGCGGGACCTTTTTGGTCTGGATGACCTCTGCCAGCTTTTCGATCAGCTTGGATTTCTGAACCTGATAGGGAATCTCGGTGACGACGACTTGCCATTGGCCGCGGCCCAGATCCTCGACCTCGTGACGGGCACGGGTACGGATGGAACCGCGCCCGGTGCGGTAGGCCTCTGCGATGTTTTCACGGCTTTCGACGATCACGCCGCCGGTCGGGAAATCGGGGCCTGGGATGTATTCCAGCAAGGTATCATCACGGGCGTTGGGCGCTTTGATCAGATGCAGGCAGGCGTCGATCAGCTCGTGCAGGTTATGGGGCGGGATGTTCGTGGCCATGCCGACCGCAATGCCGCTGCTACCGTTGGCCAACAGGTTGGGAAAGGCGGCGGGGAAGACAACAGGTTCTTCAAGCGTGCCGTCATAATTGGGGCGGTAGTCGACGGCGTTTTCGGTCAGCCCCTCCATCAGGGCCTCTGCCGCGGCGGTCATCCGCGCCTCGGTATACCGCGCCGCAGCCGGGTTATCGCCGTCGATGTTGCCAAAGTTGCCCTGCCCGTCGACCAGCGGGTAGCGCACGTTGAAATCCTGCGCGAGCCGGGCCATGGCGTCATAGATCGCAGCGTCGCCATGCGGGTGATAGTTGCCCATCACATCGCCGGAGATCTTGGCCGACTTGCGAAAGCCCCCCGCAGAAGCGAGCCGGAGTTCACGCATTGCGTACAATATGCGCCGATGCACGGGTTTTAGCCCGTCTCTGGCATCAGGCAGCGCCCTATTCATAATCGTGGATAACGCATAGGTCAGATACCGCTCGCCGATGGCTCGACGGAGGGGTTCAACAATATCCAGTGGGGTGTCGCCTGAATCTTCGCTCATTTGGGTATGGTCTAGCCGAGGGGTCAGTGGCCGTAAAGACGACATGACGCGGCACATGCGGTTTTTCCCCTCATCCGCAGGAACGAATCTCGCTAAGAGACGTTCGTGGGGAAGTAGCTAACGATTCTTTGGGGGTCGCCGTGGGCAAGTTTATCGTCGGAACGTTTCTGATTTTGGGTTGGACATTTTATGAGATGTCCGGCGGTGCAGATTTTGTGCCCGAAGAGCGTATTGTCGCCGAAGCCGAGGTCGTTGAACCTGCCGTCGAAGTGACCGCTGTGACGCGGTCAGCTAGCACGCCGCTGGTGAGTCTTGCAATGCCGGTGGCGACAGAGGTGACCGTGCAGACGCCCGAAGAGACCGCACAAATCGTGCAGGCCAGCGTTGAAACCGTGGTTGAGACCATTGAGACCGCAGCACTGACCGAGACTGCCGCGCTGACCGAAACGGTGCCAACCCCTGCCGCACCTGCACCTGTGGCCGTCCCGATCCTTGATCTGCGCTATGTTGCGGGCACACGCGTGAATATGCGCACTGGACCGGGCACCAATTTTGGCGTCATCGACACCCTGCCCGGCGGGACCGAGGCCGAGGTTATCGACGTGGATGTGAACGGATGGGCGAATATCCGCATCACGTCGACCGGTGTTGAGGGCTGGATGGCCGAGCGGCTGCTGACCGACGGGTAAACGCTTGCACCAACCGAATGGACGCGGCAAAGCTGCGCCATGACACAAAAAACCATACTGATCACGGGCTGTTCATCGGGCATCGGATACGATGCGGCTCACGGGTTGCGTGCCGCAGGCTGGCGCGTTTTCGCATCCTGCCGCAAGGCCACCGATTGCGGGCGGCTGATGTCCGAAGGCTTTGACAGCCCGCTGATCGACTATACCGACAGCGAAAGCATCTATAGCGGGCTGGCCGATGTTCTCGAGGCGACGGGCGGCAGGCTGGATGCGGTATTCAACAATGGCGCCTATGCCTGCCCCGGCTTTGTCGAGGACTTGCCGCGCGGCGCGCTGCGCGAGATATTCGAAACCAATCTTTTTGGTGTGCAAGAGCTGACCAATGCGATCATTCCGGTGATGCGCAATCAGGGGCATGGCCGGATCGTGAATTGTTCCAGCGTGCTGGGGCTTGTTGGCGGCAAGTGGCGCGGGGCCTATGTGGCAACGAAATTCGCCATGGAAGGGCTGACCGATGTGCTGCGGCTGGAAATCGCAGAGAGCGGCATCAAGGTGATCCTGATTGAACCGGGGCCGATCACCTCTGCCATCCGGCAAAACTCTATCCCGCATTTTGAAAAATGGATCGACCGCGAAGGGTCGGCCCGAGCGCGCGATTATGACGCGCTGCATGACCGGCTGTACGAGGACACCGGCCCTGACAAGTTTGAGCTGCCCGCCAGCGCGGTCACCCAAAAGCTGTTGAAGGCGCTGGAAAGCCCCAACCCCAAGCCGCGCTGTTACGTCACACGGCCCACATATTTGATGGGCTTTTTGCGGCGTATCCTGTCCAGCCGCATGCTGGATCGCGTTTTGGCAATGGACTAGCCCTTTTCTTTGCGGCCTGCCCTGCTACATCGGGGCGAACACGGGGGAAGACCATGGCAAATGATCCGCTTTTCATTCTGGTGATTATCGCCTGCCTTGTGGTGCTGGGCATCCTGATGTTTGGGGTCGGCACCTTTGGTAAGGGCGGCGAATACAATCGCAAACACGCCAACAAGCTGATGCGCTGGCGGATCATCGCGCAGTTCATTGCGGTTTGCCTCATCCTGCTGTTTGTCTGGCTGCGCGGAGGAAACTGACATGGTTGTGCTGAACAAGATCTACACCAAGGCCGGTGACGCCGGTGAGACCGCCCTTGGCAACGGCAGCCGGGTGGCCAAGCATTCAATGCGGGTCACGTCTTATGGCACGGTGGACGAATTAAACGCCACCGTCGGCCTCGCGCGGTTGCACGCAGAGGGGGATGTGGATGCCAAGCTGGCGATGATCCAGAACGACCTTTTTGATCTGGGCGCTGATTTGTGTCGTCCCGATATGGAAAAGGACGGCGAGGCGGAATACCCGGTGTTGCGGATGACCGACGCACAGGTGACCCGGTTGGAAACCGAACTGGACACGATGACGCAGGCTGTTGAACCATTGCGGTCCTTTATCCTGCCGGGCGGATCACCACTGGCAGCACATCTGCATCTGTGCCGGACAGTTGCGCGTCGGGCCGAACGGCTGAGCGTCGAGCTGGCCACGATGGAGGCTGTGAACCCCGCAGCGGTCAAATACCTGAACCGATTGTCGGACTGGTTCTTTCAGGCGTCGCGGATCGCCAATGATGATGGCCGCGATGATGTCTTGTGGGTTCCAGGCGCCAACCGGTGATTCTCGAGCGGCGTCCATGACGCTGCGTATTGGTGTGAAAAAGCGACCGATTTTTTCATGGCTGCGTCGATTTTGGATTGTCAGGTGTCTTTTGGTTCTACTAGACATTGGCCTAACTGACGCTTGCGGAATGTCCCGCAGGCCCACCACGAGGAGATACGCCCGATGAAGGTCCTGGTACCGGTCAAGCGCGTGATTGACTACAACGTGAAGGTCCGCGTGAAAGCGGACGGCAGCGGTGTCGATCTTGCAAATGTCAAAATGTCGATGAACCCGTTCGACGAAATTGCTGTCGAAGAGGCCATTCGTCTGCGCGAAGCAGGCAAGGCCGACGAAGTTATTGCCGTCTCGATCGGGGTCAAGCAGTCACAGGAAACGCTGCGCACGGCGCTGGCCATGGGTGCTGACCGCGCCATTCTGGTGGTCGCAACCGACGACGTGCACAACGACATCGAGCCGCTGGCCGTGGCCAAGGTGCTCAAAGCTATTGTCGACGAAGAACAGCCCGGTCTGGTGCTGTGCGGCAAGCAGGCCATCGACAACGACATGAACGCCACCGGCCAGATGCTGTCTGCCCTGCTGGGCTGGTCACAGGCCACATTCGCATCTGAGGTGGATGTCGAAGGCGACAGCGCCACCGTGACCCGCGAAGTGGATGGCGGTTTGCAGACCATCAAGGTCAAGATGCCGACAATCGTGACGGTTGATCTGCGCCTGAACGAGCCGCGCTATGCCTCGCTGCCGAACATCATGAAGGCCAAGAAAAAGCCGCTGGATGAAAAGACACCTGCCGATTACGGCGTTGATGTCACCCCGCGCCTGACCGTGGTGAAGACAACCGAACCCGAGGCCCGCAAGGCCGGGATCATCGTCGGCTCTGTTGATGAGCTGGTCGAGAAACTCAAAGAAGCGGGGGCTGTGTAATGGCTGTTCTTCTGATTGCAGATGTGAACGCGGGCGAATTGTCCGTAGATGCCACCGCCAAGGCGGTATCGGCCGCCGGTGCGCTGGGTGATGTGACCGTGCTGTGCGTCGGTGCCAATTCCAAGGGTGCCGCCGACGAGGCCGCCAAGATCGACGGCGTAGCCAAGGTGCTGTGCGCCGAAGATGCGGTTCTGGGCCACCAAATGGCAGAGCCTGCCGCTGATCTGATCGTGTCGCTTGCAGGGGATTATTCCCACATTGCCGCACCGGGCACGACGGACGCCAAGAACATCATGCCGCGCGTCGCGGCCTTGCTCGATGCGCAGGTTATCAGCGAAGTTACCGCGATTGTGGATGGCGACACCTTTGAGCGCCCGATCTACGCAGGCAACGCCATCCAGACCGTCAAATCGGCGGATGCAACGAAAGTCTTGACCATCCGCACCGCAGGCTTTGACGCCGCGGACTTGAACGGTTCTGCCGCGGTCGAGATGATCGGCGCACCGGCTGATCCGGGCCTGTCGTCCTGGGTGGAAGACAAGGTTGCCGCCAGCGACCGACCAGAGCTGACCAGCGCAGGTGTGGTTGTGTCCGGCGGGCGCGGTGTTGGGTCCGAAGAGGACTTTGCCCTGATTGAAAAGCTGGCTGACAAGCTGGGGGCCGCTGTTGGTGCGTCCCGTGCGGCAGTCGATTCGGGCTATGCGCCGAACGACTGGCAGGTTGGTCAGACCGGTAAGGTTGTGGCCCCCGATCTTTACGTTGCTGTTGGCATCTCGGGTGCGATCCAGCACCTCGCCGGTATGAAGGACAGCAAGGTGATCGTCGCGATCAACAAGGACGAAGAAGCCCCGATTTTCCAGGTGGCGGACTATGGCCTTGTGGCTGACCTGTTCGCGGCTGTGCCGGAGCTGACGGAAAAACTATAACCGGCACCGTCACAAGTTCGAAAAATGCCAAAGTCCCGCCCCCAAAAGGGGCGGGACTTTGCATTGGGAAGAATGATTTATCAGGCCGCGCGCTGCGCCATTGCAGTGCGTAGGCTGGGGACGAGCATATTGGCCGCCTCGTGATGGCAAGCGACGCCCATCATGGAACTGGCCGCCTTGGCCTGCAGCGGTGAATAGAACATCCCCTTGGTGCCCTGCGCGCGGGCCACGTCAGTGGGGTTTACCACGATGACATCACGGACAAGGTGCCGAAGATTGTCGACCATTTCTGCGGTCACAAACAGCGGATCGACCTGCAGCGGATTGTCGTGCTGGTCCCAGGGGTCATCAGTCATAGGTGTCTTGGAAAACCACAACAGAACCGAACGTGGACCGATCTGGCCCAGCATGTTCTTCATCCGCGCAACCCAGGCTTCGCGCAATTCTGACACCACAATGTCGAACCGTTCCGGCGACATGGCATGCAGCGTGCTGAGCATGTGGCGCGTAAAGGTGAAATCGGCAAAGTCGACGTCGTTAAAAATCGCCTCCATCACCGTGGAGGCACGCAGGAACCGGTCATTGCGGCGCGGATGCACCGAATAGAAGCGGTTCGACATGTAATTCGCGCCCATGATCTGCACCACGGTCATTTGCGCATCATTGCAGATGCCCATGATCGTGGGGTCGTTCACAAAGGCATCAACACCGCCGTTCACGCAACCGAGGTTGACGCAGGTCATGCCCATTTCTTTTTCGACCAGGGCAGGCACCGGTTTGTCGATGAATTTGCCAAACGTCTCTGTCCCGCCGATGAACGAGATATACGGACTGTCCAACCGACGTTTTGGGCCACGGAAAAAGATCCGCGACATCCCGTACCGGCAGGGTGCGTAGTGCAGTCCACCGCCATCTATAGCTTCATGTTTCATGGTTCCCAACGCCTCTTGTCTGTTACCCACGCAACAGAGATTCGCTGAAATGCATTTCGAATTCGCTAAAGTGAAAGTTTGAACATTCTTTTAAGCGACCGCCCGCCTTGTGGCGGCCCAGCGGGGGCGGCATAACATGCCCCAGAACAGTAAAGGATTTTGGCCATGACGATCAATTCTGTGGGCATTGTCGGTGCGGGGCAGATGGGCAATGGCATTGCCCATGTTTTTGCCTTGGCGGGATTTGAGGTCAAAATTACCGACATCAGTGATGATGCGCTTAAGGCCGCTGTGGCCCTGATTGACCGCAATCTGGACCGGCAAGTCGGCAAGGGTGCCATTGATGCCGCATCCAAGGCTGCCGCGATGGCGCGGATCAGCACCACCCAGACGCTGACCGATCTGGGCCCCAGCGATCTGATCATTGAGGCCGCAACAGAGCGCGAGACGATCAAGCAGGCCATATTCGAGGACCTTGTTCCGCATTTGAAGCCAGAGACAATCCTGACCTCGAACACCTCGTCCATTTCGATCACACGACTGGCAAGCCGCACGGACCGACCTGAAAAGTTCATGGGCTTTCATTTCATGAACCCCGTGCCAGTGATGCAATTGGTTGAGCTGATCCGCGGCATTGCCACCGATGAACCGACGTTCCGCGCCTGTCAGGATG from Yoonia sp. R2331 includes the following:
- a CDS encoding electron transfer flavoprotein subunit alpha/FixB family protein codes for the protein MAVLLIADVNAGELSVDATAKAVSAAGALGDVTVLCVGANSKGAADEAAKIDGVAKVLCAEDAVLGHQMAEPAADLIVSLAGDYSHIAAPGTTDAKNIMPRVAALLDAQVISEVTAIVDGDTFERPIYAGNAIQTVKSADATKVLTIRTAGFDAADLNGSAAVEMIGAPADPGLSSWVEDKVAASDRPELTSAGVVVSGGRGVGSEEDFALIEKLADKLGAAVGASRAAVDSGYAPNDWQVGQTGKVVAPDLYVAVGISGAIQHLAGMKDSKVIVAINKDEEAPIFQVADYGLVADLFAAVPELTEKL
- a CDS encoding DUF6473 family protein, translating into MKHEAIDGGGLHYAPCRYGMSRIFFRGPKRRLDSPYISFIGGTETFGKFIDKPVPALVEKEMGMTCVNLGCVNGGVDAFVNDPTIMGICNDAQMTVVQIMGANYMSNRFYSVHPRRNDRFLRASTVMEAIFNDVDFADFTFTRHMLSTLHAMSPERFDIVVSELREAWVARMKNMLGQIGPRSVLLWFSKTPMTDDPWDQHDNPLQVDPLFVTAEMVDNLRHLVRDVIVVNPTDVARAQGTKGMFYSPLQAKAASSMMGVACHHEAANMLVPSLRTAMAQRAA
- a CDS encoding 3-hydroxybutyryl-CoA dehydrogenase; its protein translation is MTINSVGIVGAGQMGNGIAHVFALAGFEVKITDISDDALKAAVALIDRNLDRQVGKGAIDAASKAAAMARISTTQTLTDLGPSDLIIEAATERETIKQAIFEDLVPHLKPETILTSNTSSISITRLASRTDRPEKFMGFHFMNPVPVMQLVELIRGIATDEPTFRACQDVVKKLGKTSTASEDFPAFIVNRILMPMINEAIYTLYEGVGSVQSIDTSLKLGANHPMGPLELADFIGLDTCLAIMNVLHDGLADTKYRPCPLLTKYVEAGWLGRKSQRGFYDYRGEVPVPTR